A window of the Tessaracoccus sp. MC1865 genome harbors these coding sequences:
- a CDS encoding dihydrodipicolinate synthase family protein produces the protein MQKLRGIVPPVITPMHDDGSVDYEGLDKVVDHLIEGGMHGLFVLGSSGQVAYLTDAERDEVIKRTVERAAGRVPVLVGTPDLTARRMVECGRRAAALGADAIVVTSPLYALNDMAEIEEHFRIVAAGVDLPVYAYNVPVRVHNYLAVDMLVRLGLEGVIAGVKDSSGDDVGFRRLVQANKAAGSPLELLTGHEVMVDGMLLLGADGAVPGLANVDPEGYARMWEAAEAGDWTAVRDEQDRITKLFEIAFVPRGMSGDAGGIGAFKQAMASLGVIDSPAMPAPLRALDGECKPAIEGILREVGLLA, from the coding sequence ATGCAGAAACTGCGTGGCATCGTTCCCCCCGTCATCACCCCCATGCACGACGACGGTTCCGTCGACTACGAAGGCTTGGACAAGGTCGTCGACCACCTCATCGAGGGTGGCATGCACGGCCTGTTCGTGCTCGGCTCCTCCGGCCAGGTGGCCTACCTGACCGACGCCGAGCGCGACGAGGTCATCAAGCGCACCGTCGAGCGTGCGGCCGGCCGCGTGCCGGTGCTCGTCGGCACGCCCGACCTCACCGCCCGTCGTATGGTCGAGTGCGGTCGCCGCGCCGCTGCCCTGGGTGCCGACGCCATCGTCGTCACCTCGCCGCTCTACGCGCTCAACGACATGGCCGAGATCGAGGAGCACTTCCGCATCGTGGCCGCCGGCGTCGACCTCCCCGTCTACGCCTACAACGTGCCGGTGCGCGTGCACAACTACCTCGCCGTCGACATGCTCGTGCGCCTCGGCCTCGAGGGTGTCATCGCCGGTGTGAAGGACTCCTCCGGCGACGACGTCGGCTTCCGCCGTCTGGTGCAGGCCAACAAGGCGGCCGGTTCGCCGCTGGAACTGCTCACCGGCCACGAGGTCATGGTCGACGGCATGCTGCTGCTCGGCGCCGACGGCGCGGTCCCCGGACTCGCCAACGTCGACCCCGAGGGTTACGCCCGCATGTGGGAGGCCGCCGAAGCCGGCGACTGGACCGCAGTGCGCGACGAGCAGGACCGCATCACCAAGCTGTTCGAGATCGCCTTCGTGCCCAGGGGCATGTCCGGCGACGCCGGCGGCATCGGTGCCTTCAAGCAGGCCATGGCCAGCCTCGGCGTCATCGACTCGCCCGCCATGCCCGCCCCGCTCCGCGCCCTCGACGGCGAGTGCAAGCCCGCCATCGAAGGCATCCTGCGTGAGGTCGGCCTGCTCGCATGA
- a CDS encoding exo-alpha-sialidase, with amino-acid sequence MFTLAKTGEPLEGSAFDAPCYRIPALAVTPTGRVIAAWDVRADWRDLPGPFDLVYRVSDDNGDSWSDVRVLRARTTEGGFGDASFVVDPSGTIYCWYVGSTGRSFFTADAGPDGEGLRLWLATSIDDGDTWTHRDLTDELKPDDVTGMFASSGHGATLSTGRLLQPFVLRTLDGQHYVAMAHSDDSGDTWQLGERIGPDCDENKVVELPDGSVLLHARTRPRRRWATSHDGGHTFSAPVPHEQLVDPACNGGLARWGDDLVCTLLDDPRERRRLALRVSSDGGATWGDSVLLDAGAAAYSVAAELPDGRLGVIWEAGDYAALQFMALSRTEVGLDGGAVSVVPVESPGGSAAPPEVAPDGS; translated from the coding sequence ATGTTCACACTCGCGAAGACAGGCGAACCGCTCGAGGGCTCGGCTTTCGACGCGCCCTGCTACCGGATCCCCGCCCTCGCGGTGACGCCCACCGGGCGGGTCATCGCCGCCTGGGACGTTCGGGCGGACTGGCGCGATCTCCCCGGCCCCTTCGACCTCGTCTACCGCGTCTCCGACGACAACGGCGACAGCTGGTCCGACGTCCGCGTCCTCCGGGCCCGGACCACCGAGGGCGGCTTCGGTGATGCCAGCTTCGTCGTGGACCCCTCCGGCACCATCTACTGCTGGTACGTCGGGTCGACCGGGCGGTCGTTCTTCACCGCGGACGCCGGGCCGGACGGCGAGGGGCTCAGGCTCTGGCTCGCCACGTCCATCGACGACGGCGACACCTGGACGCACCGTGACCTCACCGACGAACTCAAGCCCGACGACGTCACCGGCATGTTCGCCTCCTCCGGCCACGGGGCCACCCTCAGCACCGGGCGACTCCTGCAGCCGTTCGTGCTGCGCACCCTGGACGGGCAGCACTACGTCGCGATGGCCCACTCGGACGACAGCGGCGACACCTGGCAGCTGGGCGAGCGCATCGGCCCGGACTGCGACGAGAACAAGGTGGTCGAACTGCCCGACGGCAGCGTCCTGCTCCATGCCCGCACCCGGCCCCGTCGGCGGTGGGCGACCTCCCACGACGGGGGCCACACGTTCTCGGCACCGGTGCCGCACGAACAACTCGTGGACCCGGCCTGCAACGGCGGGCTGGCCCGTTGGGGCGACGACCTCGTCTGCACCCTCCTCGACGACCCCCGCGAGCGACGACGACTCGCGCTACGCGTCAGCTCCGACGGCGGCGCCACCTGGGGCGACTCCGTGCTCCTCGACGCGGGAGCCGCGGCCTATTCCGTTGCGGCTGAACTGCCCGACGGGCGCCTCGGCGTGATCTGGGAGGCGGGCGACTACGCCGCGCTGCAATTCATGGCCCTCAGCCGCACCGAGGTGGGGCTCGACGGGGGAGCGGTCAGCGTCGTCCCCGTGGAGAGCCCCGGCGGCAGCGCGGCACCGCCAGAGGTCGCCCCCGACGGCTCCTGA
- a CDS encoding ATP-binding cassette domain-containing protein, with product MSTPVVELKDVHVVHKARTGKLFRPDRVHAVNGVNLQVSKGETLGLVGESGCGKSTLARVMVGLQPITEGTVRYFGEEMKLNADGRKKLGRAVSVVFQDPATALNPRMLVRDALLDPFKVHGVGSPKEREQRVKHLLDVVGLPQSALDVLPRQISGGQRQRVAIARALALEPDVIIADEPTSALDVSVRAQVLNLLTDLKDQLGLGLVFISHDINTVRFISDRMAVMLAGRIVETGPADELFRNPQHEYTRTLLGAVPSLL from the coding sequence ATGAGCACCCCGGTCGTCGAACTGAAGGACGTGCACGTCGTCCACAAGGCCCGCACGGGCAAGCTCTTCCGCCCGGACCGCGTCCACGCGGTCAACGGGGTCAACCTCCAGGTCAGCAAGGGCGAGACCCTCGGCCTGGTCGGCGAGTCCGGCTGCGGCAAGTCCACCCTTGCCCGCGTGATGGTGGGTCTCCAGCCCATCACCGAGGGCACGGTCCGGTACTTCGGCGAAGAGATGAAGCTCAACGCAGACGGCCGCAAGAAGCTCGGCCGGGCAGTGTCGGTGGTCTTCCAGGATCCCGCCACAGCCCTCAACCCGCGCATGCTGGTGCGCGACGCGCTGCTTGACCCGTTCAAGGTCCACGGCGTGGGCAGCCCCAAGGAGCGCGAGCAGCGCGTCAAGCACCTGCTCGACGTCGTCGGCCTGCCCCAGTCGGCCCTCGACGTCCTGCCCCGGCAGATCTCGGGCGGTCAGCGGCAGCGTGTCGCCATCGCCCGGGCGCTCGCGCTCGAGCCGGACGTGATCATCGCGGACGAACCCACCTCTGCCCTGGACGTGTCGGTGCGCGCCCAGGTGCTCAACCTGCTCACCGACCTCAAGGACCAGCTCGGCCTCGGCCTCGTCTTCATCAGCCATGACATCAACACCGTGCGGTTCATCTCGGACCGCATGGCGGTGATGCTCGCCGGCCGGATCGTGGAGACCGGCCCCGCTGACGAACTGTTCCGCAACCCCCAGCACGAATACACGCGCACCCTCCTGGGTGCTGTGCCCTCGCTCCTGTAA
- a CDS encoding SH3 domain-containing protein — MGTPRRAAADDAAVQDDAGELQTVTDARRAAGLTRGRGRAVRFAMAPLAMLTVGGLAAGVFWLGQPADSTETVQSARPVANLGVSRSQARPELSPSASPSPSREPLDTAAAAAANPALPTPTAVVTPSTPAPAPAPAKAISDEAASGEVAGVAESAPAAAESAEPVAEVVEEPAVDYTALGEASSTLFVTAAVNVRTGPGTEFDVRSSLAEAAEVATTAWEVDGWRQVSLDGEAGWIKGTFLTDSKPTVEAVQEAASGSGSSSAAAAPAAVCEQASGLERNLTNRTANVLRVVCAEFPRVTSYGGYRPGDTDSYHGSGQAIDVMVSGEYGWDIARWARANAGELGIIEVIYEQQIWTAQRAGDGWRPMSDRGSVSANHYDHVHLSVR, encoded by the coding sequence ATGGGAACACCACGAAGGGCCGCAGCCGACGACGCAGCAGTGCAGGACGATGCAGGCGAGCTCCAGACAGTCACTGACGCCCGGAGGGCGGCCGGCCTCACCCGGGGACGGGGCAGGGCGGTGCGCTTCGCCATGGCGCCGCTCGCCATGCTGACGGTCGGCGGGCTGGCCGCGGGTGTGTTCTGGTTGGGACAGCCGGCTGACAGCACGGAGACGGTGCAGTCTGCGCGCCCGGTGGCCAACCTCGGGGTGTCCCGGAGTCAGGCCAGGCCGGAGTTGTCGCCGTCGGCCTCGCCGTCGCCCTCCCGGGAGCCGCTCGACACTGCTGCCGCCGCTGCCGCGAATCCCGCGTTGCCGACGCCCACTGCCGTGGTGACGCCCAGCACCCCCGCCCCCGCCCCGGCGCCGGCCAAAGCGATCTCCGACGAGGCGGCCTCCGGCGAGGTGGCCGGTGTCGCCGAGTCCGCCCCTGCCGCGGCCGAGTCGGCAGAGCCGGTGGCGGAGGTCGTCGAGGAGCCCGCCGTCGACTACACCGCCCTGGGCGAGGCGTCCAGCACGCTGTTCGTCACCGCGGCCGTGAACGTACGCACCGGCCCCGGCACGGAGTTCGATGTGCGGTCCTCGCTGGCTGAAGCCGCCGAGGTCGCGACGACGGCCTGGGAGGTGGACGGCTGGCGGCAGGTGTCGCTCGACGGGGAGGCCGGCTGGATCAAGGGCACGTTCCTCACCGACAGCAAGCCCACCGTCGAGGCCGTGCAGGAGGCCGCCTCGGGTTCGGGTTCCAGCTCTGCGGCCGCGGCACCCGCCGCGGTGTGCGAGCAGGCCTCCGGCCTGGAGCGCAACCTCACCAACCGCACCGCCAACGTGCTGCGGGTGGTGTGTGCCGAGTTCCCGCGAGTCACCTCCTACGGCGGCTACCGCCCCGGCGACACCGACAGCTACCACGGCAGCGGTCAGGCGATCGACGTCATGGTCAGCGGTGAGTACGGCTGGGACATCGCCCGCTGGGCCCGCGCCAACGCCGGCGAGTTGGGCATCATCGAGGTCATCTACGAGCAGCAGATCTGGACGGCGCAGCGCGCCGGCGACGGCTGGCGGCCGATGTCGGACCGCGGTTCCGTGTCCGCGAACCACTACGACCACGTGCACCTCTCGGTGCGCTGA
- a CDS encoding dipeptide/oligopeptide/nickel ABC transporter permease/ATP-binding protein, with amino-acid sequence MLSLSAEAKKKLAQPGLRFQSLKALPISSKIAIAVLVFMGLLALFAPLIAPYSPNASGLVPEDMVVLQEITIEGVGTQVIPDNSVPPNSTFLFGTDDAGRDILSRVIHGTRVSLLVGLAATGMALAVAAVLGSIAATAGKVVAEVLMRILDIIMSFPGIALAAVMVTALASRLPILPVVIISIAFLYVPQLTRVVRANVLSQFGEDYVSASKVMGARTWWILIKHVARNCLAPIMVFATVLVADAIVFEASLSFIGTGITSVNAATWGNILSEGKALLLSGHWWVTFFPGLFILVTTLSLNILSEGLTDALASPKIKVRVNVQAEEDAMAGASVADGIAHSNATQRESLDARLAALMQAESARTDRLVLDNPDSEPLLVVDNLSISFPGAHGDVKIVDGVSFTVRPNETMGLVGESGCGKSITSMAIMGLLPETAKIEGSIKFAGQELLTMSPKERNALRGHEMSMVYQDALSSLNPSMLIRSQMAQLTKRGGQRTAEELLELVGLDPVRTLKSYPHELSGGQRQRVLIAMALTRNPRLVIADEPTTALDVTVQAQVVDLLNDLREKLGFAMVFVSHDLALVAQVAHRITVMYAGQVVEQADTRELLSNPIHEYTRGLLGAVLSIEQGGGRLHQVPGVVPSPREFVKGDRFAPRSSYPTVGLEQKPTLRPVPGKDHLYARTDELADLLEKEAVR; translated from the coding sequence ATGCTGTCACTGTCTGCCGAAGCCAAGAAGAAGCTCGCGCAGCCCGGCCTGCGGTTCCAGAGCTTGAAGGCGCTGCCCATCAGCTCGAAGATCGCGATCGCCGTGCTCGTCTTCATGGGGCTGCTCGCCCTCTTCGCGCCGCTGATCGCCCCCTACTCACCCAACGCCTCCGGCCTCGTCCCTGAGGACATGGTCGTGTTGCAGGAGATCACCATCGAGGGTGTCGGCACCCAGGTGATCCCCGACAACTCGGTGCCCCCCAACTCCACGTTCCTGTTCGGCACCGACGACGCCGGCCGTGACATCCTCTCGCGTGTCATCCACGGGACGAGGGTCTCCCTGCTCGTGGGCCTGGCCGCCACCGGCATGGCGCTGGCGGTCGCTGCGGTCCTCGGCTCGATCGCCGCCACCGCAGGCAAGGTCGTCGCGGAGGTGCTGATGCGCATCCTCGACATCATCATGAGCTTCCCCGGCATCGCGCTGGCAGCCGTGATGGTGACGGCTCTGGCGTCGCGACTCCCGATCCTGCCGGTCGTGATCATCTCCATCGCGTTCCTCTATGTGCCACAGCTCACCCGCGTCGTGCGCGCCAACGTGCTGTCCCAGTTCGGCGAGGACTACGTGTCCGCGTCCAAGGTGATGGGTGCGCGTACCTGGTGGATCCTCATCAAGCACGTCGCCCGCAACTGCCTGGCTCCGATCATGGTGTTCGCCACCGTGCTCGTCGCCGACGCCATCGTCTTCGAGGCCTCGCTGTCCTTCATTGGCACCGGTATCACGTCGGTCAACGCCGCCACCTGGGGCAACATCCTCTCCGAGGGCAAGGCGCTGCTGCTGTCGGGCCACTGGTGGGTCACGTTCTTCCCGGGCCTGTTCATCCTGGTCACCACGCTGAGCCTCAACATCCTCTCCGAGGGCCTGACCGACGCGTTGGCCTCGCCGAAGATCAAGGTCCGCGTCAACGTGCAGGCCGAAGAGGACGCGATGGCCGGCGCTTCCGTCGCCGACGGTATCGCCCACTCCAACGCCACCCAGCGTGAGTCGCTCGACGCCCGCCTGGCAGCGCTGATGCAGGCCGAGTCGGCCCGCACGGACCGCCTCGTCCTGGACAACCCGGATTCCGAGCCGCTGCTGGTCGTCGACAACCTGTCGATCTCGTTCCCCGGCGCCCACGGCGACGTCAAGATCGTCGACGGCGTGTCGTTCACCGTGCGCCCCAACGAGACCATGGGCCTCGTCGGCGAATCCGGCTGTGGCAAGTCGATCACCTCGATGGCGATCATGGGCCTGCTGCCCGAGACCGCCAAGATCGAGGGCTCCATCAAGTTCGCCGGCCAGGAACTGCTCACCATGTCGCCGAAGGAGCGCAACGCGCTGCGTGGCCACGAGATGAGCATGGTCTACCAGGACGCGCTCAGTTCCCTGAACCCGTCGATGCTGATCCGCAGCCAAATGGCGCAGCTCACCAAGCGCGGCGGTCAGCGCACTGCGGAGGAACTCCTCGAGCTGGTCGGACTCGACCCGGTCCGCACGCTGAAGTCCTACCCGCACGAACTGTCGGGAGGTCAGCGGCAGCGCGTCCTCATCGCCATGGCGCTCACCCGCAACCCGCGACTGGTGATCGCCGATGAGCCCACCACGGCGCTCGACGTCACGGTGCAGGCCCAGGTGGTGGACCTGCTCAACGACCTGCGCGAGAAGCTCGGCTTCGCCATGGTCTTCGTCTCGCACGACCTCGCACTGGTGGCCCAGGTCGCGCACCGGATCACTGTCATGTACGCCGGCCAGGTCGTCGAACAGGCCGACACCCGCGAGCTGCTCAGCAACCCCATCCACGAGTACACCCGTGGCCTGCTCGGCGCTGTGCTCTCCATCGAACAGGGCGGCGGACGGCTCCATCAGGTGCCCGGCGTCGTGCCCTCGCCGAGGGAGTTCGTCAAGGGCGACCGGTTCGCGCCGCGCTCGTCCTACCCGACGGTGGGCCTCGAACAGAAGCCCACGCTGCGTCCGGTGCCCGGCAAGGACCACCTCTACGCCCGCACCGATGAACTGGCAGATCTGCTGGAGAAGGAGGCAGTCCGATGA
- a CDS encoding ROK family protein, whose protein sequence is MSYAVGVDLGGTKTAVALVSSDGVLGDVVTAPTPAAEGGEAVLDTVAALIRQIATEDVVGLGVGTAGVVDSRAGRIISSTDTFRHWVGTDVTAGLRARLGWAPGRRIQVINDVDAHAMGEYRFGAARGLESLFMVAVGTGVGGALVLDGRLRTGAHHVAGEMGHIPTPGAESLRCPCGRLGHLEAIAAGPSIERRYASRGGDRASGREIMERAAGFDDDALTVVREAAVALGKAIAGVVTVVDPAAVVIGGGVADAGPVWWQPLRDTIRGEVVSVLAKLPVLKAELGSSAALVGAAAQVFASEEK, encoded by the coding sequence ATGAGCTACGCGGTAGGGGTCGATCTCGGCGGAACGAAGACCGCCGTCGCACTGGTGTCCTCTGACGGGGTCCTGGGCGATGTCGTGACCGCGCCGACCCCTGCCGCGGAAGGCGGCGAAGCGGTGCTCGACACGGTCGCCGCCCTCATCCGCCAGATCGCCACCGAGGACGTCGTGGGTCTCGGGGTCGGCACCGCCGGCGTCGTGGACTCGCGCGCCGGACGGATCATCTCGTCCACGGACACGTTCCGTCACTGGGTGGGCACAGACGTGACGGCCGGCCTCCGCGCCCGCCTCGGCTGGGCGCCGGGCCGCCGCATCCAGGTCATCAACGACGTCGACGCCCACGCCATGGGCGAATACCGCTTCGGCGCCGCGCGCGGCCTCGAGTCGCTGTTCATGGTGGCCGTGGGCACCGGCGTCGGGGGCGCACTCGTCCTCGACGGGCGGCTGCGGACCGGGGCGCACCATGTCGCGGGGGAGATGGGGCACATCCCCACCCCCGGTGCTGAATCGCTTCGGTGCCCCTGCGGCCGCCTCGGTCACCTCGAGGCCATCGCCGCAGGGCCGTCCATCGAGCGGCGCTACGCGTCGCGGGGCGGTGACCGGGCGTCGGGCCGAGAGATCATGGAGCGCGCCGCGGGCTTCGACGACGATGCGCTCACCGTCGTGCGGGAAGCAGCCGTCGCGCTGGGCAAAGCCATCGCAGGTGTCGTCACCGTGGTGGACCCGGCCGCCGTCGTGATCGGCGGGGGAGTCGCCGATGCGGGCCCCGTCTGGTGGCAGCCGTTGCGCGACACCATCCGCGGCGAGGTCGTTTCCGTCCTCGCAAAACTACCTGTACTGAAGGCCGAACTCGGATCGTCGGCCGCCCTGGTCGGCGCCGCCGCCCAGGTCTTCGCCAGCGAGGAGAAGTAA
- a CDS encoding N-acetylmannosamine-6-phosphate 2-epimerase, translating into MDAIAQLKGKLIVSCQAYPGEPMLDPNTMAQVAESAVRGGAAAIRAKGLDDLRAIRQRVDVPLIGLVKVGTSGVYITPTLKDCIEVAETGCEIIAIDGTRRERPDGRTLAETITEFKAQFPDVLVMADCGSEGDAMAAEAAGADLIGTTLVGYSGERPKTKGVDWDAVDQIVAAVDRPVLVEGRVHSPEAAVEAIRRGAWSVVVGTAITHPATITGWFAEAVDNAG; encoded by the coding sequence ATGGACGCCATCGCCCAACTCAAGGGCAAACTGATCGTCTCGTGCCAGGCCTACCCGGGCGAGCCGATGCTGGACCCCAACACCATGGCCCAGGTCGCCGAATCCGCCGTTCGCGGCGGCGCCGCGGCCATCCGTGCCAAGGGGCTCGACGACCTGCGCGCCATCCGGCAGCGCGTCGACGTGCCGCTTATCGGCCTGGTGAAGGTGGGCACCAGCGGCGTGTACATCACCCCGACGCTGAAGGACTGCATCGAGGTCGCCGAGACGGGCTGCGAGATCATCGCGATCGACGGCACCCGTCGCGAACGCCCCGACGGCCGGACCCTGGCCGAGACGATCACCGAGTTCAAGGCCCAGTTCCCCGACGTGCTGGTCATGGCCGACTGTGGGTCCGAGGGTGACGCCATGGCCGCTGAGGCGGCGGGCGCCGACCTGATCGGCACCACTCTGGTGGGCTACAGCGGCGAACGCCCGAAGACCAAGGGTGTCGACTGGGACGCCGTGGACCAGATCGTGGCCGCAGTCGACCGCCCCGTGCTCGTCGAAGGCCGGGTGCACTCGCCGGAGGCGGCGGTGGAGGCGATCAGGCGCGGCGCCTGGAGTGTCGTCGTGGGCACCGCCATCACGCATCCCGCCACCATCACCGGCTGGTTCGCCGAGGCCGTCGACAACGCTGGCTGA
- a CDS encoding MFS transporter, with translation MSLNLSRAQRLDELPYTRKHSKLLFGSGIGWALDAMDIGLISFIMAALASEWGLGSGQLSMLASIGFVGMAVGASLGGLLADRIGRRQVFALTLLIYGIATGISALSTGLVMLIVLRFIVGVGLGAELPVASTLVSEFAPRRIRGRVVVALESFWAIGWLGAATIGYFVVPSENGWRWALALGAVPAAYALFVRFGLPESVRFLEAKGRHAEAEQAVREFEDAAGVTVDERDKAPDAPVTAGAKVTKKELFGDRFRRRTVALWLVWFGINFSYYGAFIWLPTLLFEGGMTLVRSFEFTLYMTLAQLPGYLVAAILIEVWGRRPTLVTFLGGSVVGALAFGMAPAIAESLAPGNTSAAYAITLAAGCTLSFFNLGAWGALYAITPEVYPTAVRASGAGAATAFGRIAAMAAPLLVPVIVGAAGRPTLFMVLGAMFAMAMVAAWFLPEYTDKALEEA, from the coding sequence ATGAGCCTCAACCTCAGCCGCGCGCAGCGTCTCGACGAACTGCCCTACACCCGCAAGCACAGCAAGCTGCTCTTCGGCTCCGGCATCGGCTGGGCCCTGGACGCGATGGACATCGGGCTCATCTCCTTCATCATGGCCGCGCTGGCGTCGGAGTGGGGGCTGGGTTCCGGGCAGCTGTCCATGCTTGCCTCCATCGGCTTCGTCGGGATGGCGGTGGGCGCCTCGCTGGGCGGGCTGCTGGCAGACAGGATCGGCCGCCGCCAGGTCTTCGCGCTCACGTTGCTGATCTACGGCATCGCGACGGGGATCTCGGCCCTGTCCACCGGCCTGGTGATGCTGATCGTCCTGCGCTTCATCGTCGGAGTCGGCCTCGGCGCAGAACTTCCGGTGGCGTCCACCCTCGTCAGCGAGTTCGCGCCGCGCAGGATCCGCGGCCGCGTCGTGGTGGCGCTCGAGTCGTTCTGGGCCATCGGGTGGCTGGGCGCCGCCACCATCGGCTATTTCGTCGTGCCGTCCGAGAACGGTTGGCGGTGGGCGCTCGCGTTGGGCGCGGTGCCGGCCGCCTACGCGCTGTTCGTCCGCTTCGGGCTGCCCGAATCCGTCCGTTTCCTGGAGGCGAAGGGCCGGCACGCGGAGGCGGAGCAGGCGGTGCGCGAGTTCGAGGACGCCGCGGGCGTCACCGTCGACGAGCGTGACAAGGCCCCCGATGCCCCGGTGACCGCAGGGGCGAAGGTGACGAAGAAGGAGCTCTTCGGCGATCGCTTCCGCCGGCGCACCGTCGCGCTGTGGCTGGTGTGGTTCGGGATCAACTTCTCCTATTACGGCGCCTTCATCTGGCTGCCGACGCTGCTCTTCGAGGGCGGCATGACGCTGGTCCGCTCGTTCGAGTTCACGCTGTACATGACGCTGGCGCAGCTTCCCGGTTACCTCGTCGCGGCCATCCTGATCGAGGTGTGGGGTCGCCGCCCCACGCTGGTCACGTTCCTCGGTGGCTCCGTCGTCGGCGCCCTCGCCTTCGGCATGGCGCCCGCCATCGCAGAGTCGCTGGCGCCGGGCAACACTTCTGCCGCCTATGCCATCACGCTGGCCGCCGGCTGCACCTTGAGCTTCTTCAACCTCGGTGCCTGGGGCGCCCTCTACGCCATCACGCCGGAGGTGTATCCGACGGCGGTGCGGGCCAGCGGTGCGGGTGCGGCCACGGCGTTCGGCAGGATCGCGGCCATGGCCGCGCCGTTGCTGGTGCCCGTGATCGTGGGCGCCGCGGGCCGGCCCACCCTGTTCATGGTGCTGGGCGCCATGTTCGCCATGGCCATGGTGGCCGCGTGGTTCCTCCCGGAATACACCGACAAGGCGCTCGAAGAGGCCTGA
- a CDS encoding ABC transporter permease — MSNLIRLLGRRLIALPIMVLGVTLLVFIVMSFSSADPARLALGESASQQALDNYRETLGLNDPMLVRFFRYLGGLVQGDLGESFTGVPISQMVAENFPKTLQLTFIGLAIAVLLALILGVLAALYRDRWPDQAIRLFSIASLATPSFWLALLLIQGFGNIPGGLGWFPAVVNWVPFSQDPAGYANMVFLPAFALAVPVAGSLTRVVRTAMVEELDRDYVRTAIGAGIPKSVVVSRNVLRNALITPLTVLGLRVGYLMGGAVVIEMIFNIQGMGQLIFQGITRNDVNIVQGVTITVAIAFIVINLIVDLLYVMVNPRIRSI, encoded by the coding sequence GTGTCCAATCTCATCCGGCTACTGGGTCGGCGCCTCATCGCGCTGCCGATCATGGTGCTGGGCGTCACGCTGCTGGTCTTCATCGTGATGTCTTTTTCCAGCGCAGACCCCGCCCGGCTGGCCCTCGGCGAGAGCGCCTCACAGCAGGCCCTCGACAACTACCGCGAAACCCTCGGCCTGAACGACCCCATGCTGGTGCGTTTCTTCAGGTACCTCGGCGGCCTGGTCCAGGGCGACCTCGGCGAGTCCTTCACCGGAGTGCCCATCTCGCAGATGGTCGCCGAGAACTTCCCCAAGACTCTGCAGCTCACCTTCATCGGTCTGGCGATCGCCGTCCTGCTCGCCCTGATCCTCGGTGTCCTTGCCGCCCTCTACCGCGACCGGTGGCCGGACCAGGCCATCCGCCTGTTCTCCATCGCGAGCCTCGCCACGCCGTCGTTCTGGCTGGCGCTGCTGCTCATCCAGGGCTTCGGCAACATCCCAGGCGGCCTGGGATGGTTCCCCGCCGTCGTCAACTGGGTCCCGTTCAGCCAGGATCCCGCGGGTTACGCGAACATGGTCTTCCTGCCCGCCTTCGCGCTGGCCGTGCCCGTCGCCGGCTCCCTGACGCGCGTCGTGCGCACCGCCATGGTCGAGGAACTCGATCGTGACTACGTGCGCACCGCCATCGGGGCCGGCATCCCGAAGAGTGTCGTCGTCAGCCGCAACGTGCTGCGCAACGCGCTCATCACCCCGCTCACCGTGCTCGGCCTCCGGGTCGGCTACCTCATGGGCGGCGCCGTCGTCATCGAGATGATCTTCAACATCCAGGGCATGGGCCAGCTCATCTTCCAGGGCATCACCCGCAACGACGTCAACATCGTCCAGGGCGTGACCATCACGGTTGCGATCGCCTTCATCGTCATCAACCTGATCGTGGATCTCCTCTACGTCATGGTCAACCCGCGGATCAGGAGCATCTGA